One stretch of Armigeres subalbatus isolate Guangzhou_Male chromosome 2, GZ_Asu_2, whole genome shotgun sequence DNA includes these proteins:
- the LOC134218028 gene encoding E3 ubiquitin-protein ligase sina-like, whose protein sequence is MESTKLKCILCKKYPNEEVYECNNRHVGCISCVNNKDTRLCPCTQTFTRKKQNPIEKLEKQTKIPCEFKESGCTWLFGVSQLDSHQQECKFRPYRCIIASLNVKPCEWTGPQHEIEEHLEDDHLELGTSFSYFQESAQVPFRAKESNTVVKLVDAFSKNFMFYYRSNIDSRMVYFMIVYFGRRVEAHQYFYEFDIRSTAKHGVPRAKFTQQCVADCEDFEQLMEQEKDCIAISFKTIQHYLRDGNSIEFRFIVKKVEKDVDKGSGRERKISEKGKKESPGMEEKSRTRYISGSSVEDPPLNKQIPKYEYPIF, encoded by the exons ATGGAGTCCACCAAATTGAAGTGCATTCTGTGTAAAAAGTATCCCAATGAGGAAGTATACGAATGCAATAATCGTCACGTGGGATGTATATCATGTGTAAACAATAAGGATACTCGTCTATGCCCG TGCACACAAACATTCACCAGGAAGAAGCAGAATCCGATTGAAAAGCTGGAGAAACAGACTAAAATACCCTGCGAGTTCAAGGAATCCGGATGCACTTGGTTGTTTGGAGTTTCGCAGCTGGATAGCCACCAGCAGGAGTGCAAATTTCGCCCGTATCGTTGCATTATCGCATCGCTCAATGTTAAACC ATGTGAATGGACTGGACCACAGCACGAAATTGAGGAGCATTTAGAGGATGACCATCTGGAGCTAGGGACTTCCTTCAGTTACTTTCAAGAATCAGCGCAGGTTCCATTCCGTGCGAAGGAATCGAACACCGTGGTGAAACTGGTGGATGCTTTCAGTAAGAACTTCATGTTCTACTATCGATCGAACATCGACAGCCGCATGGTTTACTTCATGATCGTCTATTTCGGACGTCGCGTGGAAGCTCATCAGTATTTTTACGAGTTCGACATACGGTCGACGGCCAAGCACGGCGTTCCTCGAGCCAAATTCACCCAACAGTGCGTGGCAGATTGCGAAGACTTTGAACAACTGATGGAACAGGAGAAGGATTGCATTGCTATCTCGTTCAAAACCATCCAACACTATCTGCGTGACGGCAATTCTATTGAGTTTCGCTTCATCGTAAAGAAGGTGGAGAAGGATGTAGATAAAGGGTCTGGTCGAGAGCGTAAAATCTCTGAAAAGGGAAAGAAAGAGTCTCCAGGAATGGAGGAGAAAAGCAGAACAAGATACATATCCGGTTCATCTGTGGAAGATCCACCGTTGAATAAGCAAATCCCGAAATATGAATATcctatattttga
- the LOC134213613 gene encoding palmitoyltransferase ZDHHC23-B isoform X2, translated as MLLTFQDRLRIPWRGGAKQVTVDNVLPVVLLVSLQLLAALDFYCSLVVFPLIPLLMAFLKRFLGRVLPKTKFFSLWLFWSGIYLVVLFESTVPLLELLPEENIAFVALMSLSFFCFYKTNVRASLNHINQPQYKDDPLGNGDSQTAILISDREDSDESDGRLACQTCRKYVPPRTYHCKVCATCVIKQDQHSVWLNCCIGRSNHRYFLFGCVSSLLALWLFANLSLTSVCHPTPIFTLFGVTVMLPDDCADIYFQYDIALCFTGAIYALLMSLFILISLLKQTCLISRGCTETEWQRGEHINRRNCLVNWKMFCLGQ; from the exons ATGCTGCTGACCTTCCAGGACCGCCTCCGTATACCGTGGCGGGGCGGTGCCAAACAGGTCACCGTGGACAATGTTCTGCCGGTTGTGTTGCTCGTTAGTTTGCAACTACTGGCCGCGCTGGACTTCTACTGCAGTCTGGTAGTATTTCCACTGATTCCGCTGCTGATGGCATTTCTCAAACGATTTCTGGGACGAGTGCTACCAAA GACTAAATTTTTCTCACTATGGCTGTTTTGGAGTGGCATCTACTTGGTGGTGTTATTTGAGTCAACCGTACCACTGTTGGAATTGCTACCAGAGGAGAATATTGCTTTCGTGGCATTGATGTCTCTGTCGTTCTTCTGCTTCTACAAAACTAACGTTCGTGCATCGTTGAATCACATCAATCAACCCCAGTACAAGGACGACCCGTTGGGCAATGGAGACTCACAGACGGCGATTTTGATATCAGACCGCGAGGACTCGGACGAGAGTGATGGTCGATTGGCATGTCAAACCTGTCGGAAGTATGTTCCTCCCCGAACCTATCACTGCAAGGTTTGTGCCACGTGTGTAATCAAACAGGACCAGCACAGTGTTTGGCTGAACTGCTGCATTGGGCGATCGAATCATCGGTACTTCCTGTTTGGGTGTGTTTCGTCTCTGTTGGCGCTGTGGCTGTTTGCCAATCTCTCGCTGACATCCGTGTGCCATCCGACACCAATCTTCACCCTGTTTGGAGTGACCGTCATGCTGCCAGACGACTGCGCCGATATCTACTTCCAGTACGA CATTGCTCTCTGTTTCACCGGTGCCATCTACGCGCTGCTGATGTCACTGTTCATTCTAATCTCACTACTGAAACAG ACCTGTCTGATTTCCCGTGGATGCACCGAAACCGAGTGGCAGCGAGGTGAGCATATCAACCGGCGGAATTGTCTAGTCAACTGGAAGATGTTCTGCCTGGGACAATAA